One segment of Longimicrobium sp. DNA contains the following:
- a CDS encoding D-glycerate dehydrogenase, with amino-acid sequence MAKTVTTFPLPDAAAALLREAGALAGPDGWQGELGDADALVTILTERVDAALLERAPKLRVVANAVVGYEHVDLAACRARGIVVTNTPDVLTDATADLAWALILATVRRLPQAERDLRAGRFHGWGFWDYLGGDLGGKTLGIFGMGRIGRAVARRAGGFGMRVVYHSRSRLAEDEERSLGAESVSFDELLARSDVLSLHAPLTPETRHVIGAGALARMRPGSFLVNTARGALVDEAALVDALREGPLAGAGLDVYEREPALAPGLLDLPNAVLLPHVGSATRETREEMAMLAARNAHAVLLGRPPLTPVTR; translated from the coding sequence ATGGCGAAGACCGTCACCACCTTCCCGCTCCCCGACGCGGCCGCCGCCCTCCTGCGCGAGGCCGGCGCGCTCGCGGGCCCCGACGGCTGGCAGGGCGAGCTGGGCGACGCCGACGCGCTGGTCACCATCCTCACCGAGCGGGTCGACGCGGCGCTGCTGGAGCGGGCGCCGAAGCTGCGCGTCGTCGCCAACGCCGTCGTGGGCTACGAGCACGTGGACCTGGCCGCCTGCCGCGCGCGCGGCATCGTGGTCACCAACACGCCCGACGTGCTGACCGACGCCACGGCCGACCTCGCTTGGGCGCTGATCCTGGCCACCGTCCGCCGCCTGCCGCAGGCGGAGCGAGACCTGCGGGCGGGCCGGTTCCACGGCTGGGGCTTCTGGGACTACCTGGGCGGGGACCTCGGGGGGAAGACGCTGGGGATCTTCGGGATGGGGCGGATCGGGCGGGCGGTGGCGCGGCGCGCGGGCGGCTTCGGGATGCGCGTCGTCTACCACAGCCGGTCGCGGCTGGCGGAGGACGAGGAGCGCTCGCTCGGGGCGGAATCCGTCTCCTTCGACGAGCTGCTCGCCCGGAGCGACGTCCTCTCCCTGCACGCGCCGCTCACGCCCGAGACGCGCCACGTGATCGGCGCCGGCGCGCTGGCGCGGATGCGGCCCGGGAGCTTCCTGGTCAACACCGCACGCGGCGCGCTGGTGGACGAGGCGGCGCTGGTCGACGCGCTGCGCGAGGGCCCGCTCGCCGGGGCGGGGCTCGACGTCTACGAGCGCGAGCCGGCGCTCGCCCCGGGGCTCCTCGACCTCCCCAACGCCGTCCTCCTCCCCCACGTGGGCTCGGCCACGCGCGAGACCCGGGAGGAGATGGCGATGCTGGCCGCCCGCAACGCCCACGCGGTGCTCCTGGGCCGCCCGCCGCTCACCCCCGTCACCCGATGA
- a CDS encoding GNAT family N-acetyltransferase, whose amino-acid sequence MTSAPDGIGAIESARLALHLLGPGDEARLQALLEAGADYFQALAGQPGPAPDAAARELAGCAATPGRAVAALTLLETGGDAGVLGWWRGSPEPDVALLGMLVMVPAHRGKGLAREALGALEVWLAGQGVRALRTAFPYRRTAIPPIVRALGFREMSIAEHAKLGLRGAGTSLWEKPLGAR is encoded by the coding sequence GTGACCAGCGCACCAGACGGCATCGGCGCCATCGAGTCCGCGCGGCTGGCGCTCCACCTCCTGGGGCCCGGCGACGAGGCGCGGCTCCAGGCGCTGCTGGAGGCGGGGGCCGACTACTTCCAGGCGCTCGCGGGGCAGCCCGGCCCCGCGCCCGACGCGGCGGCGCGCGAGCTGGCGGGGTGCGCGGCCACGCCGGGGCGCGCGGTGGCGGCGCTCACGCTGCTGGAGACGGGCGGGGACGCGGGCGTGCTCGGCTGGTGGCGCGGCAGCCCCGAGCCCGACGTGGCGCTCCTGGGGATGCTCGTCATGGTCCCCGCGCACCGCGGGAAGGGGCTGGCGCGCGAGGCGCTCGGCGCGCTGGAGGTGTGGCTGGCCGGGCAGGGGGTGCGCGCGCTCCGCACCGCCTTCCCCTACCGCCGCACCGCGATCCCCCCGATCGTCCGCGCGCTCGGCTTCCGGGAGATGAGCATCGCCGAGCACGCGAAGCTGGGGCTCCGGGGCGCGGGGACGTCGCTGTGGGAGAAGCCGCTCGGGGCCCGCTGA
- a CDS encoding RES family NAD+ phosphorylase produces MKHVRRGGAYYRVCKPDWTDCGDTSFSQLRGGRWNAPGEHRVLYLNRTVRMAALQAVENFRGEAHSLFDLRVERRPHLQGFDVPRDEYVDAVTDAGLAAIGLPASYPDGVGWDACQEIGRAAYRAGERGIACRTACHGGGDPDHEELALFDRDGSPARPGERLTFDRWFPSGGV; encoded by the coding sequence GTGAAGCACGTCCGCCGCGGCGGCGCCTATTACCGGGTGTGCAAGCCGGACTGGACGGACTGCGGCGACACGTCCTTCTCCCAGCTGCGGGGCGGGCGCTGGAACGCGCCCGGCGAGCACCGCGTCCTCTACCTCAACCGGACCGTGCGCATGGCCGCCCTGCAGGCCGTCGAGAACTTTCGCGGGGAGGCGCACTCGCTCTTCGACCTTCGTGTCGAGCGCCGCCCGCACCTGCAGGGCTTCGACGTGCCGCGCGACGAGTACGTGGACGCCGTCACGGACGCCGGTCTCGCGGCGATCGGGCTGCCGGCCAGCTACCCCGACGGGGTCGGCTGGGACGCGTGCCAGGAGATCGGGCGCGCGGCGTACCGGGCCGGCGAGCGGGGGATCGCCTGCCGCACGGCGTGCCACGGCGGCGGCGACCCCGACCACGAGGAACTGGCGCTGTTCGACCGGGATGGCAGCCCCGCCCGCCCGGGTGAGCGGTTGACCTTCGACCGCTGGTTCCCTTCGGGCGGCGTCTGA
- a CDS encoding DUF4147 domain-containing protein gives MSLREDARRILDAAVAAADAREAVRRALALDGDALTVAGRERIDLSRVEHVWIVAAGKAAARMARGAVEVLGERVVGGTVTTKDRHGEPVPPLELWEAAHPVPDARGLAGAADALRTARAAGERDLLLCLLSGGASALWPAPPPGVSLGDLRVLTERLLRAGATIRELNTVRKHLSRIGGGWLARAALPARVVTLAVSDVVGSPLDVIASGPTVPDPTTFADALEVLLRYEVTAPAAAVRWLQAGAAGEAPETPGPGELDESRLSAHVIAGNRDALEGAAAEAERLGCRAEIVADDLEGEAREVAHGIAWLGLARQAELAPGDPPLALLLGGETTVTVRGQGRGGRNQELALALAVELEGHAGVVAAALGTDGTDGPTDAAGGIVDGETVARADAAGVVAAEALQDNDAHRFLRAAGDLLVTGPTGTNVNDVVLVLAAPRADAASGK, from the coding sequence ATGAGCCTGCGCGAGGACGCCCGCCGCATCCTGGACGCCGCCGTGGCCGCCGCGGACGCGCGCGAGGCCGTCCGCCGCGCGCTGGCGCTGGACGGCGACGCGCTGACGGTCGCCGGCCGGGAGCGGATCGACCTCTCGCGCGTCGAGCACGTCTGGATCGTGGCGGCGGGGAAGGCGGCGGCGCGGATGGCGCGGGGCGCCGTGGAGGTGCTGGGGGAGCGCGTCGTGGGGGGGACGGTGACCACCAAGGACCGCCACGGCGAGCCCGTCCCCCCGCTGGAGCTGTGGGAGGCGGCGCACCCGGTGCCCGACGCGCGCGGCTTGGCCGGCGCCGCGGACGCGCTGCGGACCGCCCGGGCGGCGGGCGAGCGCGACCTGCTCCTCTGCCTCCTCTCCGGCGGCGCTTCCGCGCTCTGGCCCGCGCCCCCACCGGGCGTCTCCCTGGGCGACCTGCGGGTGCTCACCGAGCGCCTGCTGCGCGCGGGGGCCACCATCCGCGAGCTGAACACCGTGCGCAAGCACCTGTCGCGGATCGGCGGGGGGTGGCTGGCGCGCGCGGCGCTGCCGGCGCGGGTGGTGACGCTCGCCGTCTCCGACGTGGTGGGCTCGCCGCTGGACGTGATCGCCTCGGGGCCCACGGTGCCCGACCCCACCACCTTCGCGGACGCGCTGGAGGTGCTGCTGCGCTACGAGGTCACCGCCCCGGCGGCGGCCGTGCGCTGGCTCCAGGCGGGCGCCGCGGGCGAGGCGCCGGAGACGCCCGGGCCGGGCGAGCTCGACGAGTCCCGCCTGTCGGCGCACGTGATCGCCGGCAACCGCGACGCGCTGGAGGGAGCGGCGGCCGAAGCGGAGCGGCTGGGCTGCCGCGCCGAAATCGTGGCCGACGACCTGGAGGGCGAGGCGCGCGAGGTGGCGCACGGGATCGCCTGGCTGGGGCTGGCGCGGCAGGCGGAGCTCGCGCCCGGAGACCCCCCGCTGGCCCTGCTGCTGGGCGGCGAGACCACGGTGACGGTGCGCGGGCAGGGCCGCGGCGGGCGCAACCAGGAGCTGGCGCTGGCGCTGGCCGTGGAGCTGGAGGGGCACGCGGGCGTCGTCGCCGCGGCGCTGGGGACGGACGGCACCGACGGGCCCACAGACGCGGCGGGCGGGATCGTGGACGGGGAGACGGTGGCGCGGGCCGACGCCGCGGGGGTGGTCGCGGCCGAGGCGCTGCAGGACAACGACGCGCACCGCTTCCTGCGCGCCGCGGGCGACCTGCTCGTCACCGGGCCCACGGGGACCAACGTCAACGACGTGGTGCTGGTGCTGGCCGCGCCGCGTGCGGACGCCGCATCGGGCAAGTAG
- a CDS encoding antitoxin Xre/MbcA/ParS toxin-binding domain-containing protein, whose protein sequence is MSAAALLTGSRDEITEAAHDPRIEEAEAAILRFGRTGAVRDANLYARSCYSLVHEIVHQQFPRDVRREALQAAATKVLDAGVFVGLGPDEGWLAWSLAHELRDLAAAYGVPVESVRAPRPPREGGRGQGALSVGRLATLAHEVLRIAGSATALEEIQQVLGLSSAEAAALFGVSRQAVDQWRRNGVPAERVADVERVRDVAQVLYEELIPERIPQVVRNPARGLGGRSILDVLAEPAGAERVRAYLARLYSFEAA, encoded by the coding sequence ATGAGCGCGGCGGCGTTGCTGACGGGGAGCAGGGACGAGATCACCGAGGCGGCCCACGATCCGCGGATCGAAGAGGCCGAAGCGGCGATCCTCCGTTTCGGGCGTACGGGCGCGGTCCGCGACGCCAACCTGTACGCGCGCTCCTGCTATTCTCTCGTCCACGAGATCGTCCACCAGCAGTTCCCCCGCGACGTGCGGCGCGAGGCGCTGCAGGCGGCCGCCACCAAGGTGCTGGACGCCGGCGTTTTCGTGGGCCTCGGCCCCGACGAGGGATGGCTGGCCTGGTCGCTCGCCCACGAGCTACGGGATCTGGCGGCCGCTTACGGCGTTCCGGTGGAGTCGGTGCGCGCCCCGCGCCCGCCGCGCGAGGGAGGGCGCGGGCAGGGCGCGCTGAGCGTGGGGCGTCTGGCCACGCTCGCCCACGAGGTGCTCCGCATCGCCGGGAGCGCCACCGCGCTGGAGGAGATCCAGCAGGTCCTGGGGCTGAGCAGCGCGGAGGCCGCGGCGCTCTTCGGGGTCAGCCGGCAGGCGGTGGACCAGTGGCGCAGGAACGGCGTGCCCGCGGAGCGCGTGGCCGACGTCGAGCGCGTGCGCGACGTGGCCCAGGTGCTGTACGAGGAGCTCATCCCCGAGCGCATCCCGCAGGTGGTGCGCAACCCGGCGCGCGGGCTGGGCGGGCGCTCCATCCTCGACGTGCTCGCCGAGCCCGCGGGGGCCGAGCGGGTGCGCGCCTACCTCGCCCGGCTGTATTCGTTCGAGGCGGCGTGA
- a CDS encoding response regulator, with protein MRQYMMYQAFEQPGARAKTVLIVEDQLEVRAINAMYLHHHGYRVLAAENGVDGLQAAREGAPDLILMDISVPGIDGIRATEQLKRDPATGHIPVVIITAHPYGSVGRRAVDAGCDGYLTKPCDPRRILQEVRRRLGEPSAQ; from the coding sequence GTGAGGCAGTACATGATGTACCAGGCGTTCGAGCAGCCCGGCGCGCGGGCCAAGACCGTCCTCATCGTGGAGGACCAGCTGGAGGTGCGGGCCATCAACGCGATGTACCTGCACCACCACGGGTACCGCGTGCTGGCGGCCGAGAACGGGGTCGACGGGCTGCAGGCCGCGCGCGAGGGCGCGCCCGACCTGATCCTGATGGACATCTCGGTTCCCGGCATCGACGGCATCCGCGCCACCGAGCAGCTCAAGCGCGACCCGGCCACCGGGCACATCCCCGTGGTGATCATCACCGCGCACCCGTACGGCTCGGTGGGCCGCCGCGCGGTCGACGCCGGGTGCGACGGCTACCTGACCAAGCCGTGCGACCCGCGCCGCATCCTCCAGGAGGTCCGGCGCCGCCTGGGCGAGCCGTCGGCCCAGTAG
- a CDS encoding alpha/beta fold hydrolase codes for MRREILLAGTFVVATTAALCGQAAQTPQQFADAMAREHAHDAPVANASAQAPRQQVRTQEVVYDTVNGKPVRGFMAWPARGGRFPAVVMIHEWWGLNDNVRQMAQRLAGEGYRVLAVDLYGGRVASTPQEAGTYMREVTNNTGQAVSNLRSAAAFLKERQRAAKVGVVGWCFGGAWALQSALIMPEYVDATVMYYGRPVTDRDRLANLDGPLLGLFGAEDRSIPVEQVRQMESTLKELGKPVEVHVYEGAAHAFANPSGQAYKAEAAEDAWTRTLAFFGQHLRTPAQR; via the coding sequence ATGCGCCGAGAGATCCTGCTCGCCGGCACCTTCGTCGTCGCCACGACCGCCGCCCTTTGCGGGCAGGCCGCCCAGACTCCCCAGCAGTTCGCCGACGCGATGGCGCGCGAGCACGCGCACGACGCGCCCGTGGCCAACGCCAGCGCGCAGGCGCCCCGGCAGCAGGTGCGCACGCAGGAGGTGGTCTACGACACCGTGAACGGGAAGCCGGTGCGCGGCTTCATGGCGTGGCCCGCGCGCGGGGGGCGCTTCCCCGCCGTGGTGATGATCCACGAGTGGTGGGGGCTGAACGACAACGTCAGGCAGATGGCCCAGCGCCTGGCGGGCGAGGGGTACCGCGTGCTGGCGGTGGACCTGTACGGCGGGCGGGTGGCCTCCACGCCCCAGGAGGCGGGCACCTACATGCGCGAGGTCACCAACAACACCGGCCAGGCGGTGTCGAACCTGCGCTCGGCCGCCGCGTTCCTCAAGGAGCGGCAGCGCGCGGCCAAGGTGGGCGTGGTGGGGTGGTGCTTCGGCGGGGCGTGGGCGCTGCAGTCGGCGCTGATCATGCCCGAGTACGTGGACGCCACGGTGATGTACTACGGGCGCCCGGTGACCGACCGCGACCGGCTGGCCAACCTGGACGGGCCGCTCCTGGGGCTGTTCGGCGCCGAAGACCGCAGCATCCCGGTGGAGCAGGTGCGGCAGATGGAGAGCACGCTCAAGGAGCTGGGCAAGCCGGTGGAGGTGCACGTCTACGAGGGCGCGGCCCACGCCTTCGCCAACCCCTCGGGCCAGGCGTACAAGGCCGAGGCCGCCGAGGACGCCTGGACCCGCACCCTCGCCTTCTTCGGGCAGCACCTGAGGACGCCCGCGCAACGCTAG